A window of the Desulforapulum autotrophicum HRM2 genome harbors these coding sequences:
- the dnaB gene encoding replicative DNA helicase, protein MKETPHKDPLLTKVPPHDIDAEEALLSAVLIDNENLFDVIDLLKPEDFYKKAHKRIFNAILELFSKDEPADLVTVATRLKEKDELESSGGAALLASIADSAPMAVNAVHYAKIIKGKSSLRAMISSASAIIERCLKDRGDFEDIIDFAENQVFKISESKGGQAFSSLGQLIDMNIDTLEERQGSSGGLSGLSTGYSRLDSLTSGLQKSDLIILAARPSMGKTAFALNIARNVAVEERVPVAVFSLEMSKDQLSMRLLTSESRIDSNRLRTGFISQEDWQNATDAAGILNEVPIFIDDTPNISSLEIRAKCRRLKMEKGLGLVIIDYLQLMKAPFHSDRRDLEIAEISRNLKALAKELEIPVIALSQLNRMLEQRAEKRPLMSDLRESGALEQDADIIAFIYRDEVYNKEENNPNRGKAEIIIAKNRNGSIGTAHMAFIGAYTRFEELARESYQGYE, encoded by the coding sequence ATGAAAGAAACGCCCCACAAAGACCCCCTGCTCACCAAGGTTCCTCCCCACGACATTGACGCGGAAGAGGCGTTGCTCAGCGCCGTCCTCATTGACAATGAAAACCTTTTTGATGTGATTGACCTCTTAAAGCCTGAAGATTTCTATAAAAAGGCCCACAAGCGAATCTTCAACGCCATACTCGAACTATTTTCAAAGGATGAGCCCGCAGATCTTGTCACTGTGGCCACACGCCTCAAGGAAAAGGACGAACTCGAATCTTCAGGCGGTGCAGCACTGCTTGCATCCATTGCCGATTCGGCTCCCATGGCCGTCAATGCGGTTCACTACGCAAAGATTATCAAAGGCAAATCCTCCCTCAGAGCCATGATCTCCAGTGCATCGGCGATCATCGAGCGATGCCTCAAGGACCGGGGCGATTTTGAGGACATCATCGATTTTGCAGAAAACCAGGTGTTTAAAATTTCCGAATCAAAGGGGGGCCAGGCGTTTTCATCCCTTGGCCAGCTCATTGACATGAACATCGACACCCTGGAAGAACGCCAGGGATCGTCGGGTGGACTTTCAGGGCTATCCACCGGGTATTCACGGCTTGATTCCCTGACCTCCGGCCTTCAAAAATCCGACCTCATCATCCTTGCGGCACGACCCAGTATGGGCAAGACCGCCTTTGCCCTGAACATTGCCAGAAACGTAGCCGTTGAAGAACGGGTGCCCGTGGCCGTGTTTTCCCTTGAGATGTCAAAGGATCAGCTGTCCATGCGGCTGTTGACCTCTGAATCAAGGATAGACTCCAACCGCCTGAGGACCGGATTCATCAGCCAGGAAGATTGGCAGAATGCCACCGATGCCGCAGGCATCCTCAACGAGGTACCCATCTTCATCGATGACACCCCCAACATTTCGTCCCTGGAGATCCGGGCCAAATGCCGGCGACTCAAGATGGAAAAGGGTCTCGGCCTTGTGATCATTGACTATCTCCAGCTCATGAAGGCCCCGTTCCACTCGGACAGAAGGGACCTTGAGATTGCTGAAATTTCAAGGAACCTGAAGGCCCTGGCCAAGGAGCTTGAAATTCCAGTGATCGCCCTTTCCCAGCTCAATCGAATGCTCGAACAACGGGCCGAAAAACGACCGCTCATGTCCGACCTTCGTGAGTCCGGCGCCCTGGAGCAGGATGCAGACATCATCGCCTTTATCTACCGGGACGAGGTGTACAACAAAGAAGAAAACAACCCCAACCGGGGCAAGGCTGAAATCATCATTGCCAAGAACCGAAACGGCTCCATTGGAACGGCCCATATGGCATTCATCGGTGCTTATACCCGTTTTGAGGAACTTGCCAGAGAGTCCTATCAGGGATACGAATGA
- the dnaA gene encoding chromosomal replication initiator protein DnaA, giving the protein MEQYWERVKSEMKHSLPDHSYRMWIQPMGYQASGSNEVTLSCPNSFSKKRIKENYLAGIEAQFTKLGLGQIKIDLMVETKGVKKKASKAATQPVNGGECETPLLSFPRRPSRPMQMALPGLNIRSDSGRMLKKGYTFDRFVVGDNSDFAYSAALSLAQTSSVNNGAIYLLSDTGLGKSHLSQAVGHHVISQGFSDKVYYVTAEDFTNEMVSSIKNNTINGFKEKYRRKCDVLILEDVHFLSGKDATQKELAMTLDYLMDAEKKIIFSGCYLPDDIPKMNEQLKSRLTLGMVTKIDPPNFKTRVKILKNKSKYDGFVIPNDVTEYLAQELCDNVRQLESGLMGVARKSALLGEKIDINLARGVLSTISRNKKNITVDVIKKLVCSEFSLSEKELVSTSRKQTVVKPRQMAIFLARKYTDQPLKTIGRSFNRYHATAIYSINAVEKKLKQQGGFTEQMNYLCRKIESGKAL; this is encoded by the coding sequence ATGGAGCAATACTGGGAACGAGTAAAATCAGAGATGAAACATTCTTTGCCGGACCATAGCTATCGAATGTGGATTCAACCCATGGGGTATCAGGCGTCAGGCAGCAATGAAGTGACATTGTCATGTCCCAATTCATTTTCAAAAAAGCGTATCAAGGAGAATTACCTTGCAGGGATTGAGGCACAGTTTACAAAACTGGGCCTGGGCCAGATAAAAATTGACCTGATGGTCGAAACCAAGGGCGTTAAAAAGAAGGCCTCCAAGGCTGCAACCCAGCCTGTAAATGGTGGAGAGTGTGAAACGCCATTATTAAGCTTTCCGCGGCGCCCCAGCCGACCCATGCAGATGGCACTCCCGGGGTTGAACATCAGATCGGACAGCGGCAGGATGCTCAAAAAGGGGTATACCTTTGATCGGTTTGTGGTGGGGGATAATTCCGATTTTGCCTATTCTGCGGCCCTGTCCCTGGCCCAGACCTCGTCGGTGAACAACGGTGCCATCTATCTTTTGTCGGATACAGGGCTTGGCAAGAGCCATCTTTCCCAGGCTGTGGGTCACCATGTGATTTCCCAGGGATTCTCTGACAAGGTCTACTACGTGACGGCCGAGGATTTTACCAATGAAATGGTCTCGTCGATTAAAAATAACACCATCAACGGTTTCAAGGAAAAGTATCGGAGGAAATGCGATGTGCTGATCCTTGAAGATGTGCATTTTCTTTCCGGCAAGGACGCCACCCAGAAGGAGCTTGCCATGACCCTGGATTATCTCATGGATGCTGAGAAAAAGATCATCTTCAGCGGTTGCTATCTTCCCGACGACATTCCAAAGATGAACGAACAGCTTAAATCAAGGCTCACCCTTGGCATGGTCACAAAGATTGACCCCCCAAATTTCAAGACCCGGGTGAAGATCCTTAAGAACAAATCAAAATATGACGGGTTTGTCATTCCCAACGATGTTACCGAGTACCTTGCCCAGGAGCTTTGTGACAATGTCCGCCAGCTTGAGAGCGGCCTCATGGGGGTGGCCAGAAAAAGCGCCCTCCTGGGTGAAAAGATTGATATCAACCTTGCCAGGGGCGTACTGTCAACCATCTCCAGGAACAAAAAGAACATCACCGTTGATGTGATCAAAAAACTGGTGTGCAGCGAGTTCAGCCTTTCCGAAAAAGAGCTGGTCTCCACCTCAAGGAAACAAACTGTGGTCAAACCCCGGCAGATGGCCATCTTCCTTGCCAGAAAATATACAGACCAGCCCTTGAAGACCATTGGCAGAAGTTTTAACCGCTACCATGCCACGGCCATTTACTCGATAAATGCCGTGGAAAAGAAGCTCAAGCAGCAGGGTGGGTTTACCGAGCAGATGAATTATCTGTGTCGAAAGATTGAATCTGGAAAAGCCCTATGA
- a CDS encoding FAD-binding oxidoreductase: MTDLDSLYKAIEKVTGKQRITREPEELVCHSFDATGRSVVPDIVVFPAATLEVSKILEIASSYKVCVTPRGSGSGMTGGTLPMGGGIVMAMGRMNRILEIDTENLIARVEPGVVTGDLHRAVEQRGLFYPPDPASASFCTIGGNIGECAGGPKAVKYGVTRDYVLGLEAVLPSGRIIHTGVKTAKGVAGYDLTRLIVGSEGTLAVVTAVTLRLIPLPEAVKTMAVVFDSIKKAAETVSGIIRESVVPRCVEFLDRASIDCVRKDVKLDLPGTVEAILIIEVDGSRETVEVDARKVEAYCHKQGASAVVVAGTPEEAAELWKARKALSPAMFKIAPNKINEDIVVPINRIPDMVAKIESIKKSSGLTVVSFGHAGDGNIHCNIMYDKRDKDQLKRAEAAVDALFDATLSLGGTITGEHGVGITKKPYLLKEVGPTEIEIMRGIKQVFDPGNLLNPGKIF, from the coding sequence ATGACAGACCTTGACTCCCTGTATAAAGCCATTGAAAAGGTAACAGGAAAGCAAAGGATTACCCGGGAGCCTGAAGAGCTTGTCTGTCATTCGTTTGATGCAACGGGGCGATCAGTTGTCCCGGATATCGTCGTTTTTCCCGCAGCTACCCTGGAGGTGTCAAAGATACTTGAGATCGCCAGCAGCTATAAGGTATGCGTAACTCCACGGGGAAGCGGCTCTGGCATGACCGGAGGCACCCTGCCCATGGGCGGCGGTATCGTCATGGCCATGGGCAGGATGAACCGTATTCTTGAAATTGATACTGAAAATCTCATTGCCAGGGTGGAGCCGGGGGTTGTCACCGGTGATCTGCACCGGGCCGTTGAACAGCGGGGATTGTTCTATCCGCCGGATCCTGCAAGCGCTTCGTTTTGCACCATTGGTGGAAATATCGGCGAATGCGCCGGTGGTCCCAAGGCCGTTAAGTATGGTGTGACCCGGGATTATGTCCTGGGGCTTGAGGCCGTTCTGCCGTCGGGCCGGATTATCCACACCGGTGTTAAAACGGCCAAGGGGGTGGCAGGTTATGACCTCACCCGCCTCATCGTGGGCTCTGAAGGCACCCTTGCCGTTGTCACGGCCGTTACCCTGCGGCTTATTCCCCTTCCCGAGGCGGTTAAAACCATGGCCGTTGTATTTGACAGCATCAAAAAGGCCGCTGAAACCGTGTCGGGCATTATCCGGGAATCTGTGGTGCCAAGGTGTGTGGAATTTTTAGACCGGGCATCCATCGACTGTGTTAGAAAGGATGTCAAGCTTGACCTTCCCGGTACCGTTGAGGCGATTCTCATCATTGAGGTGGACGGCTCCCGGGAAACCGTTGAGGTTGATGCCCGGAAGGTCGAAGCCTATTGCCACAAACAGGGGGCGTCCGCCGTTGTTGTGGCCGGGACCCCTGAAGAGGCGGCTGAGCTCTGGAAGGCCAGGAAGGCGCTGTCTCCTGCCATGTTTAAAATAGCGCCCAACAAGATCAATGAAGATATTGTTGTTCCCATCAACCGGATTCCCGATATGGTGGCAAAAATTGAGTCCATCAAAAAGAGCTCAGGCCTTACCGTTGTCAGCTTTGGTCATGCCGGAGACGGGAATATCCACTGCAACATCATGTATGACAAAAGGGACAAGGATCAGCTCAAAAGGGCTGAGGCAGCTGTGGACGCGCTTTTTGACGCAACCCTTAGTCTGGGCGGAACCATCACCGGTGAACACGGGGTTGGCATTACAAAGAAACCTTACCTTTTAAAGGAGGTAGGGCCGACGGAAATAGAGATCATGCGGGGAATAAAACAGGTCTTTGATCCCGGGAATCTGTTGAATCCCGGGAAGATTTTCTAG
- the hflX gene encoding GTPase HflX, whose product MKKIFGSTTGLSAHQIKALENLYLFNTTPEDLISRDQLDALIAVSTDIRRQVGVLIARNGKTVHVIAGEPHRIVIPDTPDFRTLPGRLKGLRCIHTHLNETDLTRDDLTDLALLRLDFMAAVSIFTPKGIGKTDQNRTPPITIYSSHILPGDGDEPCAPMAPLSKDDLNIGCLERILAIEDELARQDASYTVETGEEKALLINIFTDQVKDAVASLDELKELCRSSNIKVLDTALQRRKKIDPKFVVGRGKLADLVIRALQKHATMLVFDRELNPSQIRSITDFVEMKVIDRTQLILDIFARRAKSREGKLQVELAQMKYLLPRLATKNTAMSRLTGGIGGRGPGETKLEINRRRVRDRITRLSKDISKIRKQRSQQRSQRNRRGIPVISIVGYTNAGKSTLLNTLTKSEIIAENRLFATLDPSSRRLRFPKDLEVIITDTVGFIQDLPEELMEAFHATLEELEDADILLHVVDISNPRYEQQMGSVERILKELGLEKTPVLYVFNKQDKIALADFDNPWLLNQGSLVSATRPETLKPLVSRLESMIRQQTG is encoded by the coding sequence ATGAAAAAAATCTTTGGTTCCACCACCGGCCTTTCCGCCCACCAGATCAAGGCTCTTGAGAATCTCTACCTGTTCAACACAACACCGGAAGACCTTATCTCCAGGGATCAGCTTGATGCCCTGATTGCCGTATCAACGGATATCCGCCGCCAGGTCGGTGTTCTCATTGCAAGGAACGGCAAAACCGTCCATGTCATTGCCGGAGAACCCCACAGGATCGTTATCCCTGACACCCCGGACTTTAGAACCCTTCCCGGCCGTCTCAAGGGGTTAAGGTGCATCCATACCCATCTGAATGAGACGGACCTCACCCGGGACGACCTCACCGATCTTGCACTGTTGCGCCTTGACTTCATGGCCGCGGTCTCAATTTTCACCCCCAAGGGTATTGGCAAGACAGATCAAAACCGGACACCGCCCATCACCATTTATTCCAGCCACATTCTTCCAGGAGACGGAGATGAGCCCTGTGCACCCATGGCGCCCCTTTCAAAGGACGATCTCAACATTGGCTGCCTGGAAAGAATCCTGGCCATCGAAGACGAGCTTGCCAGGCAGGACGCAAGCTACACCGTGGAAACAGGCGAAGAAAAGGCCCTGTTGATCAACATCTTCACCGACCAGGTGAAAGATGCCGTGGCCTCCCTTGACGAACTCAAGGAACTTTGTCGCTCCTCGAACATAAAGGTGCTGGATACGGCCCTTCAACGACGAAAAAAAATTGATCCTAAATTTGTGGTGGGACGGGGAAAACTTGCCGACCTTGTCATCCGTGCCCTTCAAAAACATGCCACAATGCTGGTCTTTGACAGGGAGCTCAACCCCTCCCAGATTCGGTCCATCACCGACTTTGTAGAGATGAAGGTTATTGACAGGACCCAGCTCATCCTTGACATTTTTGCCCGACGGGCCAAAAGCCGGGAGGGCAAACTCCAGGTGGAGCTTGCCCAGATGAAGTACCTCCTGCCCAGACTTGCCACCAAGAACACAGCCATGTCAAGACTCACCGGCGGTATCGGCGGCAGGGGACCAGGGGAAACCAAGCTTGAGATCAATCGCAGGAGAGTAAGGGATAGAATCACTCGACTGTCCAAGGATATCTCGAAAATCAGAAAGCAGCGCTCCCAGCAGCGCTCCCAGAGAAACCGCAGGGGCATTCCCGTGATCTCCATTGTCGGCTATACCAATGCAGGGAAATCAACCCTTCTTAACACCCTGACCAAGAGCGAGATCATTGCCGAAAACCGTTTGTTTGCAACCCTGGACCCCTCATCAAGGCGACTGAGGTTTCCAAAGGATCTCGAGGTGATCATCACCGATACCGTGGGGTTTATCCAGGACCTTCCCGAGGAACTCATGGAAGCATTCCATGCCACCCTGGAGGAGCTTGAGGATGCCGATATTCTCCTCCACGTGGTTGACATCAGCAACCCGAGGTACGAGCAACAGATGGGTTCGGTTGAACGTATTCTAAAGGAACTCGGCCTTGAAAAAACGCCTGTCCTGTACGTGTTCAACAAACAGGACAAAATAGCGCTTGCCGACTTTGACAACCCCTGGCTTTTAAACCAGGGGTCCCTTGTCTCGGCTACACGTCCCGAGACCTTGAAACCCCTTGTGAGCCGACTTGAATCCATGATCAGGCAACAAACAGGTTGA
- the rplI gene encoding 50S ribosomal protein L9: MKVILKETIDTLGIVGTEWDVAPGYARNYLFPQGKAIEATPQNRKIIQQAKAKFDLQIAKERKLAQEMAERLKNVECTIKAKVHEEFRLYGSITSHDIKDALNAQNIILERRTILLPEPIRETGEYKVPIRLYKDVEPEITVKVVPEEKTQ; this comes from the coding sequence ATGAAAGTAATACTAAAAGAAACAATCGACACGCTCGGCATTGTCGGTACAGAGTGGGATGTGGCACCCGGATATGCCCGCAACTACCTTTTCCCCCAGGGAAAGGCCATTGAGGCAACCCCCCAAAACCGCAAAATTATCCAGCAGGCAAAGGCCAAGTTTGATCTTCAGATTGCAAAAGAGAGAAAACTTGCCCAGGAGATGGCAGAACGGCTCAAGAATGTTGAGTGCACGATCAAAGCCAAGGTCCACGAGGAGTTCAGGCTCTATGGATCCATCACCTCCCATGACATCAAGGATGCCCTTAACGCCCAGAACATCATCCTTGAACGCCGGACTATTCTTCTGCCCGAGCCCATCCGGGAAACCGGTGAGTACAAGGTCCCCATCCGGCTTTACAAGGATGTTGAACCTGAAATAACCGTCAAGGTTGTGCCCGAAGAAAAGACCCAGTAG